In a genomic window of Caloenas nicobarica isolate bCalNic1 chromosome 1, bCalNic1.hap1, whole genome shotgun sequence:
- the HHLA2 gene encoding HERV-H LTR-associating protein 2, whose translation MKGQKIPSLLIYLFHTGATLWGFTEQSTVTGLFSKDCILPCPFPPGDDEVIYWKKGDRNVHSYYYQRDQLERQDPDYRNRTHLFHQDIPSGNASLKLNSLTVSDEGSYNCYVGTQRSKTEVEVTLHVRVPSYYALEYQKTDTGRILKCYAFLTYPAPHISWVQGNTSLQETDRKETRDGVLYSLRSDQNIINTADPYHCRVHLPHEEWAAEWKMQDQLSNVEGSSIAIPCEYGNNSANTEGFSVVWTLNRNAVTSVLASFNGTSHSYQPRVQINQNDFSLMLHDVTADDSGEYLCNISTPHYTKLTVRTLQVENSGNTGSIVLGVIGAIAAVVLVAGVWVWFKKHRRGII comes from the exons atgaaaggacagaaaataccATCTCTTCTTATCTATTTATTTCACACAGGTGCTACACTTTGGG GTTTTACAGAACAGAGCACAGTAACAGGGCTGTTTTCCAAGGATTGCATCCTCCCTTGTCCTTTCCCACCTGGCGATGATGAAGTAATTTACTGGAAGAAGGGGGACAGAAATGTGCACAGCTACTACTATCAGAGAGATCAGCTGGAAAGACAAGACCCGGATTACAGAAACAGAACACACCTTTTCCACCAGGACATTCCTAGTGGAAATGCTTCCTTGAAACTCAATAGCTTGACCGTGTCTGATGAGGGCTCTTATAATTGCTATGTGGGAACACAACGATCTAAAACAGAAGTGGAAGTCACGCTGCATGTAAGAG tTCCCTCTTATTATGCACTGGAATACCAAAAGACAGACACAGGAAGAATACTGAAGTGCTATGCTTTTCTCACTTATCCGGCACCACATATATCTTGGGTACAAGGCAATACATCCCTCCAAGAAACAGATCGGAAGGAAACCAGGGATGGAGTTCTGTATTCTCTTAGAAGTGACCAGAACATTATAAACACAGCTGATCCTTACCACTGTCGTGTTCATCTGCCTCATGAAGAGTGGGCTGCTGAATGGAAGATGCAAG ACCAACTGTCTAACGTGGAAGGAAGTAGCATTGCGATTCCTTGTGAATACGGCAATAACTCTGCAAATACTGAAGGTTTCAGTGTTGTCTGGACATTAAACAGAAATGCAGTGACTTCAGTCCTGGCCTCCTTCAATGGTACATCTCACTCTTACCAGCCTCGAGTCCAGATTAACCAAAATGACTTTTCACTGATGTTGCATGATGTTACTGCAGATGACAGTGGAGAATACCTGTGTAATATTTCAACCCCTCATTACACAAAACTGACTGTGAGAACTTTGCAAGTTG aaaattcaggTAACACCGGGAGCATTGTGCTAGGAGTGATTGGAGCGATCGCAGCAGTGGTACTGGTAGCAGGAGTCTGGGTCTGGTTCAAG AAACACAGAAGAGGAATCATATAA